The Paenibacillus sp. 481 DNA window ACGTATTCATCTTCATATGATAGTAATATAACGTTGTCGGAGGAGATTGTATGCGGCTTGCTCAATTAAAACGAACTTATGACGCCGTATTTAGTCTAGGGGATCGCTGCTTCACTTCAGGAAAATTGATTGATTACGGCTTACGGCCATATAGCGGAGTGCTGGATTGGGTAAAGACGGATACGTTAGCTAATGTCAGTATGCTGCTGCGTAATCGTTTTGCTAGTTATATGGAGCTTCAACATATGAGAGTAATTGACTATCATGACAACGGCACGAAATTGCTAGTTAAAGACACGATGTACAATATGATTTCTGGCCATGATTTTAAAGTAGCAGAAAATCCTCATCATCAGCTTGTTACTTATCCGGCCTTTAGGGAGAAAATCAATCGTCGTATACACCGTTTTTATACAATGCTTGAGCACGCACAATGCCTATTATTTGTAAGAACCAAGGGATCTTACGAAGAAGCCTTAGAGCTGCAAAGCGTGCTTTCTTCATTTGTAAAACATCAATTTCACGTCCTACTCATTAATGATACCCATCATTATGTCGTGTTTGAAAATGACTGGAACATTCCGAACGTGTGCGCGATTCAGACTCCGTTATATACGGAGGGAAATAAAGAGTTATGGGATTGTATTTTTACAGGCATTCAATATATCGGTTCGCTGCATGGAGATAAAGAAGTGTAACAAGCAGAAGGATAACACAGTGGTTAAAAAAAGCCGGACAGCTCGCGGGGAAATGCCCCACTGCTGTCCGGCTCCGTCTATATTAGTATTTCGAGTTAGATTGCTCGCCTTTTACGATTGCAACACCGGAGCTTGCGCCAACACGGCTTGCGCCCGCAGCAACCATTGCCAGCATGTCTTCACGGCTACGTACGCCGCCAGAAGCTTTAACGCCGATATCAGGACCGACTGTTTTGCGCATCAACGCGATGTCTTCCACCGTTGCGCCGCCTGTCGAGAAGCCTGTAGACGTTTTTACGAAGTCAGCACCAGCGCGAACGGAAAGTTCGCAAGCGCGTACTTTTTCTTCTTCTGTCAGCAAGCAAGCTTCGATAATAACTTTTACGATCGCTTTGCCTTTAGCTGCTTCAACAACTACGCGAATGTCACGCTCAACAAGCTCGTCCAGCTTGTCTTTCAACGCACCGATATTAATAACTGTATCGATTTCTGTCGCGCCATTTTCAATCGCATTTGCTGTTTCGAATGCTTTTACTTCTGGTGTAGAAGCGCCAAGCGGGAATCCGATTACCGTACAAACTTTAACTTCTGGCGTGTCTTTCAACACCTCATAAGCTGTCTTTACGTTTGCAGGGTTTACGCATACGGATGCGAAACGGTGCTCCTTCGCCTCTTGCGCCAATGTGATGATAGCTTCTTTAGAAGCATCAGCTTTCAACAATGTATGATCAATCATCGCTGCCATTTTTTCTACATTCATTTTAAAATCCCCCTTATCGGTAAAATATTATTGTATAACGTTCCTCTATATTCTACAAGAACAGACCAATAAGTGTTGCGGACAATACAGACGCAAGTGTCGAACCGAACAACAATTTAAGTCCGAATTGAGCAACTTGGTCACCGCGTTTTTCGTTCAACGCTTTAACGGAACCTGTAATGATACCGATGGAGCTGAAGTTCGCGAAGCTTACCAAGAATACAGATACGATAGCGACTGTACGCTCAGACAAGCTGCCAGCGATCTTTTGGAAGTCCATCATCGCTACGAATTCGTTAGTAACGAGCTTCGTCGCCATAATACCACCAGCACGAACTGCCTCATCCCAAGGAATACCCATAACGAATGCGATTGGTGCAAAGATGTAACCGAGTACATTTGAGAACGAAATTTGGAAAATAGCTTCAAACAAGAAGTTGATCATGTTCATCAATGCGATAAAACCGATCAACATCGCACCAACGATAATTGCAACTTTGAAACCGTCCATGATGCTTTCGCTGATCATTTGGAAGAAGGACTCTTTTGGCTTGTTTTCGTCAACAGCTGATACAGCCACATCTTCTTCTGGCTTCAATTTGTATGGGTTAATCAAGTTCGCTACGATCAACGCAGAGAAGATGTTCAACAAAATTGCAACTACAACGTACTTCGGTGGCAACATTGTCATGTAAGCACCAACGATTGCGATACTTACCGCACTCATCGCCGACGTACACAATGTGTACAAGCGCTGCTTAGATACATGATCCAATTGCTCTTTAGTTGTAAGGAATACTTCCGATTGTCCAAGCAAAGCAGAAGATACAGCTACATAGTTCTCCAACTTACCCATGCCATTTAGCTTACTCAAGCCCATACCAACATATTTAATGATGAAAGGCATAATTTTAACGTAGTTCAAAATTCCGAGCAGTACCGAGATAAAGATAATCGGCAACAATACTGTGATGAAAAAGTTAGGGATAGCGTTTTCATTTTGAAGCCCACCAAACACGAAATTAGCGCCACCTATACCGAACTGCACTAGCTTGTCAAATACGTGGGCAACACCTGAAATAACGGTAATACCGACTTGCGTATTCATAACGACAAATCCAATTACGACCTGTGCAGCTAGCATTGCAAAGATTGATTTGTATCGAATTTCTTTACGATTGCTGCTGATTGCGTATCCAAGCACGAATACGAGCAATAAGCCTGCAATGACGAATAGATACTTTAACATAAGTTCTCCAGCTCCTGTTGTACACATATTTTAAACGTTTGCAATTAAGCTTGTGTTGTTTTTTTATAGCTTGACTATAACAAGCGACTGAACCTTTGTAAACCTCATTATGAACAAATGACACGCTAATATTAAAAAAATTTTAAGTTTAGTCAAAATTGATTTGTTTCATAGCTTTTTTCATTGTTTTTATTTCCATTTCACAAATTTTATTGGATTTTTACGCCAATTTAGCTTAGTTTAAATCTTTATTCTGTGAACAAATGTAAATGTGTGCGTTTTCTTTTTGCGAGGTTCGAAGTAAGCAATCGTAAAAAAAAGAAAATCACTTAGAGACAGTATCCCGTGATTTCCTCTTTTTTATAACGAATATATTTTTGTACAACTTATACGGGTTGCAATAACATTTGTGCTGTTAATTGATCGGTAATAAGGACGTTTGCATACTTCGCGTGTAACGCTCCCTTTATGCCATCGACTTTGGATGCACCGCCAGCGATTAGGATAGACTTTTCTTTATGCTTCAACTCTTCAAGCTCAATGCCAATCGTACGTGCATTTAACGGTTCGTGGCAAATACGGCCTTCTACATTAAAGAAACGAGCTGCGATATCGCCGGTAGCCTGCTCTGAAATAATCTCCATCTCTTGCTCAGCGAGGTAACCCACCTGAAACAACAAATTGCCGATCAGCGGAACGCCTACCGTGAAGACGGCAATATTCGCTTGCTTCCCCATATCGAGCAGCTTGCGAATATGTCGATCCGCTTCAATCGCCTGCTTAACGACAACATGATCAACTATAGCCGGCAGTGGTAGATGATAGGAGGCCGCGTTAAAGGCTTGGCCGAATAGATGCAGCGTTTCGGAGTCATACGTTTGCTGCTCCGAATGGCTGACCCCACCGTTTAACTGGACAAGCTGCACATTTTTCACCATTGTCTTTTTCTTTAAAGAAGACGCCACTTGGTACAACGTTCTTCCCCAAGTAATGCCGATAATGTCACCGTCTTTAATCGTCTGATGCAAATACTCAGCACCAAGCTTGCCTAAGTGCTGCATAATCAGATGTTCATCATGCAGCAGCCCAGGAGCGACTATTGCGGTTTGTAGACCGAACTTGTGCTGCAAATCAAATTCAAGCTGTTTGCTGTCTTCACAGCGATCAATAATTTGAATTTGCACAATCCCTTCTTCTTTAGCCTGCTGGAGCAGGCGTGACACGGTTGGTCGGGATATGTGAAGCTGACTAGCAATTTCCTGCTGACTGTAGTCGTGCAAATAGTACAGTTTTGCTGCTTCGACTATCTTCTTGTATTTGTCGTCCTCCATAGCTCCCCCATGAATCGGCACCTAAGACATGAATTGCTTTGCTCAACGCGTAGTGCATTTAGTACGTGTAATGCATTTAGTACGTGAAGTGCATGTACTACGTGTAGTGCGTTATACACCTATTTGAACACTTGAGTCTGTTCTCGAAGTCGATCGGATTGACTGCGCAATATTTCAGATGAAGCAGCCATCTCCTCCATAACGGCGGTATGCTCTTGCGTAGCACTCGCCACTTGTCGTGTACCGGCAGCAATTTCGCCTGCCACTTCGGTCATCTGTCTTGTCCGCTCAAGCGTAGTCGCAAACTGTTCCGTTTGCTCACTCACCGCTTCAGCAATAAACTGGACCGCTTGTGACGCCTGCTTCGTCACATCTGCAATCGTGGCCAACGCCCCTGTGGCAGCATCCTCTTTCTCCGCTTCGGCGCTAACCGATTTCACTTGCGACGTAATCAGTTGCACAGCTTGCTCCACCTGTGCTTGCATGTGCACGATTCGCTCGTTGATGTCGTCAACTGCCAACGCACTTTGCTCAGCTAGCTTGCGAACTTGCGAAGCGATAACCGCGAAGCCCGCTCCCTGCTCACCCGCTCGCGCCGCTTCAATTGAAGCATTCAAAGCGAGCAAATGCGTCTGATCGGCAATTTCGCGTACCGTTACCGATATGCTACCGATTTGCCCCGCTTGGTCATTCAAGCGCTGCACCTGTTCGATCGATTGCTGCCCCGACACCGCAGCCTTCAGCATGCCCCCAATAATCGAGCGCAAAATGTCTTCGCTCTCCGCAAGCGTTTTCAACATATTTGACGTCATGCGTTCCGTCGCCTCTGCACGCTCCTGTACCGTAATAGCAGAAGCATGAATATGCTCAACGGTCGACATCGTTTCTGACGTCCAATTCGCCTGTCGCTCAGCACCTTCGTTCATATGCTCAGCTGTTCGGGAAATTTGTTCAATTTGAGTAGCCGCATGCGTCATCGCTTGGCTCAGTGACACCGTATTGCTTGTCGTAATATCGACACTGCTCTGAATTTCAGCAATCATATGCCGCAAGTTGCCAATCATCGTACCAAACGACTCGGTTAACACTTTAATCTCATCATTTTGCTTATAGGTCGGTAAACTGACATGCAAATTGCCTTGTGCAGCATCATTAGCTGCCTTCGTCAATTGAATAAGCGGCTTTACGATAATACGTGCAGCGAGCCAACTTAACAGACATGTCCAAAATACGCCCTTAAACAAGACTAACATATCATACAACGTGTCGTTCATGTTCGGGGCAATATAAGGCTTCAACACAAAAATAAACAAACTACTCGTCCCATACGTGACTAACGAAACGACAAACATACCGAGCACCATTTTTTTTTGCAATCCGAATTTCATCTCTATCTCTCCCCCATGCGAAATCAAGAAAAAACTGACCAGATCGTTTCGAGCAAATCGTTGCGATCTGGTCAGTCGTTAATCCTTTTGTTATGCATGTGGTTCGTCTTTACGAGCAATGAGCAGCAAGATCGTGATGAGTAAAAATGCGACGAACGCTAGCAATGGAATCGTGATCCAACCAAACCAATCTAAATAATCGTAGTTACACGGCACTCCCATTTGGCAAGGTGATGACTCTGCCATACCTGGCACTTTTTGCACCATGTAATGGTAAATAGCTACTGCCCCACCCACGATAGTGAGCGGCAATGTATACCGTACGATCTCTTTGTCGTCTCTGTAGGCGGCAATGCCCAGCAGTAGAACGAGCGGATACATAAAAATACGCTGCACCCAGCAAAGCTTGCACGGCTCGAACAGTAAAATTTCGCTCATATACAGGCTTCCACTGGTCGCTACCAGCGCTACAATCCAAGCGAAGTACAATGCGTATTGGCGGATGAAAGACATGATTCCCCTCCTTGCTTCTCCTTGCTTCTCCTTGCTTCTCCTTGCTACCCCTACCTATTCAGCTGCTTCAATAAATGCTTTCAAGCTGTTGTAATTATTGTACTCGCCTGTGTACAGCTTACCGTTTACGATAACACTCGGTGTACCTTTAACGCCACCCTGCTGCACGATGCCTAGATCTTTCGTAATCTCGCTATCCATCGATTTCTGATCTACAGCTTGTCCGATTGCATTCAGATCCAACTCAGGAGCTACGCGCTTCGCAACATCTAGCAAATACTCTTTTGTCGCCCACTCACTGCCCGGGTTACCTTGAGAGTTGTAAAGCTCATGATGATATTTCCAGAACGCTTCTGGGTTTTGTTTAAACACTGCTTCGCCTACCACTGCCGCTGTCTGTGAATCAGGAGCTAAGAATGGATTGTTCACAAATGTGAACTTCGCTTTGCCTGTATCAATAAAATCTGCTTTCAGCTTCGGATACATTTCAGCGTCCCAACTTTTACAAGCCGGGCATTTGTAGTCTCCGAATTCAACGATGTTAATTTTCGCGTCTGCTGCACCCAATGTCGGCTGCCCTGTTAAGTCCAAATTCACCGCAGGAGCATTTTGCTGGGCTTGCGTTTGTTCTTGCTGCTCGGATTCCTTATTTAAAAAGAATAAAGCTCCGATTAGTACGACAAGTATGACAGGAAATAGCATGAGCACCATTTTGTTGTTGCCCTTTTTTCCGCTATGCTTTGATGATGTACGAGTTTGCTTTGCCAAATTAGGTCACCTCTTTAATCTATATTTTTTAAAATAAAATTGCCCTAGTTTTAATTTAATGGATAGCGCGTCAATTTTCCATTTCTTTTGACAAAAAAACGTATTAATTTTGTGACACGATGCATAGTAACGTCGCTTTCTGGAAGTTGTTTGGGTGATTTGCAGAATCTTAATAGTTTTTATCTATTAAGTAAATAGATTTTATATATTTAAGTAATAAAAAGTTCTGTTACATAATGAATGTAAGAGATGTACGACTATATCGGAGGTGCTCAATGGCGTCTTTAAACGAATGGAAAGCAAATTTGTATGATGATAAGCTGCAGTTCGTTTCAGATTATGGAAAAAGTGTAGTGGACTTGCTGCAACCCCAAGCAGGTGAACGCATTTTGGACTTAGGCTGTGGAACAGGTGACTTAACGTCGCTCATTGCCGCAAGTGGAGCGACTGTGCACGGTGTCGATTATTCAGCTTCGATGATTGAGACTGCTCGGAAGAAGTATCCGCGCGAGGCATTTTTCGTTGCAGATGCGGAGCAGGCGCTGACGGGTGAACAATATGACGCGGTATTTTCAAATGCCGCGCTCCACTGGATGAACGCGCCACAAGCTGTCATTGCGAACGTATGGAAAGCACTTGTTTTGGGTGGTCGTTTTGTAGCTGAGCTTGGAGGTCACGGTAATGTTGCAACAATTTATGAGGGCGTTGTTAATGCCGTGAATGAAATGTACGGCATAGATGTTACGGGCAAATGTCCGTGGTATTTCCCCACGCTTGGACAATATAGCAGCTTGCTGGAGCAGCAAGGCTTTCGTGTGTTGTACGCGGTTCATTTTGATCGACCGACTGCGTTGATGGATGGCGAGCAAGGTTTGCATGATTGGTTAGACAGCTTTGCCGGCGACTTTTTGGTGGATTTGAAGCTTAGTTATAAGGAAAAAGAACAGTTATTTGCGAGAGTTGCTGATCGATGCAGACCGCAGCTCTTTCGTAATGGCGGGTGGATTGCGGATTATAGACGACTGCGATTTGCCGCCACTAAGCTTTAATGTAGACGTTCACCATTTTCAAACAAGCTGAAAGTTCGATATATTGCGACTTGGATTTCAACCATATTTTGTGCATACTAGGTCTATCGCCAAGCTGATATACTTCGGTCGACACACTTCGGCAACATATGAGCGAGCACGATAGAACAGTGAGGTATGCACATGAGACCGGAATATAAACAATACATCGCTACACGTGTTTTTAAAGCTTCAAACGGGATTGCACAAGCTATTTTCATTACGATTGGGATTGGCTTGCTTATTGAAAGCATAGGCAAGCTTAGCGGCTCAGCATCATTCGTGCAAATTGGCACGGTGACGAAGTTGCTCATGGCCCCGAGCATTGGGGTCGGAATTGCCTTTATGTTAGGCGCCAATATGCTCACTGTGTTCAGCGCGATGATGACGGCTACTGTAGGCGCGGGGGCGCTGAAAATAACAGACGCAGGCGTTGTCCTGTCTGTAGGCGAGCCTGTCGGCGCATTGCTGGCGGCCACGCTGACGGTGTACATCGGCAAACGTGTGACCGGTAAAACACCGCTAGATATGATGGCTATTCCACTAGCGTCCATCATCGTTGGCGGGGTAGTCGGCATATGGCTGAGCAAGGTCATTTCACCTGTGCTGCTTACGGCAGGCAGCTTTATAAAGGAAACGACTAGCATTAGCCCCTTTATAAGCTCGATTGTCATCGCGGTCGTCTGGGGCCTATTGCTGTTGTCGCCCGCTTCATCCGCAGGCTTAGCGATTGCGCTCAATTTAGATGGGCTTGCTGGCGGTGCGGCGCTCGCTGGTTGCGCGGCGCATTTTTTCGGGTTCGCGGTCATTTCCGCTAGGGAGAATGATTTGGGCGGTGTGCTTGTACAAGCCATTTGCACCCCTAAAGTGCAGCTACCCAATATCACCAAAAACTATCGTATCGTCATCCCGACGGTTATCGCTAGCGCCATCATGGGGCCTGTATCAACGCTCGTATATGGGATTGAAGCACCTAGCCAAATTGCGGGACTTGGCATATGCTCGTTAATTGCTCCCATGTCACTACTGTCTACA harbors:
- a CDS encoding DUF1796 family putative cysteine peptidase, coding for MRLAQLKRTYDAVFSLGDRCFTSGKLIDYGLRPYSGVLDWVKTDTLANVSMLLRNRFASYMELQHMRVIDYHDNGTKLLVKDTMYNMISGHDFKVAENPHHQLVTYPAFREKINRRIHRFYTMLEHAQCLLFVRTKGSYEEALELQSVLSSFVKHQFHVLLINDTHHYVVFENDWNIPNVCAIQTPLYTEGNKELWDCIFTGIQYIGSLHGDKEV
- the deoC gene encoding deoxyribose-phosphate aldolase, encoding MNVEKMAAMIDHTLLKADASKEAIITLAQEAKEHRFASVCVNPANVKTAYEVLKDTPEVKVCTVIGFPLGASTPEVKAFETANAIENGATEIDTVINIGALKDKLDELVERDIRVVVEAAKGKAIVKVIIEACLLTEEEKVRACELSVRAGADFVKTSTGFSTGGATVEDIALMRKTVGPDIGVKASGGVRSREDMLAMVAAGASRVGASSGVAIVKGEQSNSKY
- a CDS encoding NupC/NupG family nucleoside CNT transporter; amino-acid sequence: MLKYLFVIAGLLLVFVLGYAISSNRKEIRYKSIFAMLAAQVVIGFVVMNTQVGITVISGVAHVFDKLVQFGIGGANFVFGGLQNENAIPNFFITVLLPIIFISVLLGILNYVKIMPFIIKYVGMGLSKLNGMGKLENYVAVSSALLGQSEVFLTTKEQLDHVSKQRLYTLCTSAMSAVSIAIVGAYMTMLPPKYVVVAILLNIFSALIVANLINPYKLKPEEDVAVSAVDENKPKESFFQMISESIMDGFKVAIIVGAMLIGFIALMNMINFLFEAIFQISFSNVLGYIFAPIAFVMGIPWDEAVRAGGIMATKLVTNEFVAMMDFQKIAGSLSERTVAIVSVFLVSFANFSSIGIITGSVKALNEKRGDQVAQFGLKLLFGSTLASVLSATLIGLFL
- a CDS encoding sugar-binding transcriptional regulator is translated as MEDDKYKKIVEAAKLYYLHDYSQQEIASQLHISRPTVSRLLQQAKEEGIVQIQIIDRCEDSKQLEFDLQHKFGLQTAIVAPGLLHDEHLIMQHLGKLGAEYLHQTIKDGDIIGITWGRTLYQVASSLKKKTMVKNVQLVQLNGGVSHSEQQTYDSETLHLFGQAFNAASYHLPLPAIVDHVVVKQAIEADRHIRKLLDMGKQANIAVFTVGVPLIGNLLFQVGYLAEQEMEIISEQATGDIAARFFNVEGRICHEPLNARTIGIELEELKHKEKSILIAGGASKVDGIKGALHAKYANVLITDQLTAQMLLQPV
- a CDS encoding methyl-accepting chemotaxis protein, translated to MKFGLQKKMVLGMFVVSLVTYGTSSLFIFVLKPYIAPNMNDTLYDMLVLFKGVFWTCLLSWLAARIIVKPLIQLTKAANDAAQGNLHVSLPTYKQNDEIKVLTESFGTMIGNLRHMIAEIQSSVDITTSNTVSLSQAMTHAATQIEQISRTAEHMNEGAERQANWTSETMSTVEHIHASAITVQERAEATERMTSNMLKTLAESEDILRSIIGGMLKAAVSGQQSIEQVQRLNDQAGQIGSISVTVREIADQTHLLALNASIEAARAGEQGAGFAVIASQVRKLAEQSALAVDDINERIVHMQAQVEQAVQLITSQVKSVSAEAEKEDAATGALATIADVTKQASQAVQFIAEAVSEQTEQFATTLERTRQMTEVAGEIAAGTRQVASATQEHTAVMEEMAASSEILRSQSDRLREQTQVFK
- a CDS encoding disulfide oxidoreductase, which encodes MSFIRQYALYFAWIVALVATSGSLYMSEILLFEPCKLCWVQRIFMYPLVLLLGIAAYRDDKEIVRYTLPLTIVGGAVAIYHYMVQKVPGMAESSPCQMGVPCNYDYLDWFGWITIPLLAFVAFLLITILLLIARKDEPHA
- a CDS encoding DsbA family protein; translated protein: MAKQTRTSSKHSGKKGNNKMVLMLFPVILVVLIGALFFLNKESEQQEQTQAQQNAPAVNLDLTGQPTLGAADAKINIVEFGDYKCPACKSWDAEMYPKLKADFIDTGKAKFTFVNNPFLAPDSQTAAVVGEAVFKQNPEAFWKYHHELYNSQGNPGSEWATKEYLLDVAKRVAPELDLNAIGQAVDQKSMDSEITKDLGIVQQGGVKGTPSVIVNGKLYTGEYNNYNSLKAFIEAAE
- a CDS encoding class I SAM-dependent methyltransferase gives rise to the protein MASLNEWKANLYDDKLQFVSDYGKSVVDLLQPQAGERILDLGCGTGDLTSLIAASGATVHGVDYSASMIETARKKYPREAFFVADAEQALTGEQYDAVFSNAALHWMNAPQAVIANVWKALVLGGRFVAELGGHGNVATIYEGVVNAVNEMYGIDVTGKCPWYFPTLGQYSSLLEQQGFRVLYAVHFDRPTALMDGEQGLHDWLDSFAGDFLVDLKLSYKEKEQLFARVADRCRPQLFRNGGWIADYRRLRFAATKL
- a CDS encoding PTS transporter subunit IIC; translated protein: MRPEYKQYIATRVFKASNGIAQAIFITIGIGLLIESIGKLSGSASFVQIGTVTKLLMAPSIGVGIAFMLGANMLTVFSAMMTATVGAGALKITDAGVVLSVGEPVGALLAATLTVYIGKRVTGKTPLDMMAIPLASIIVGGVVGIWLSKVISPVLLTAGSFIKETTSISPFISSIVIAVVWGLLLLSPASSAGLAIALNLDGLAGGAALAGCAAHFFGFAVISARENDLGGVLVQAICTPKVQLPNITKNYRIVIPTVIASAIMGPVSTLVYGIEAPSQIAGLGICSLIAPMSLLSTYDPSFIVPAMFITYVLIPIGVSYPIYWLLRKRNWIKPGDLALPKA